The genome window ATCGGGATGGAAGGGCCCTACTGGATCGACCATCTCTGGAATCCTGTGAAAGGAACGCCGCAGCGGCCGATGCTTCTGGACGAGATTCGCCGCAAGGTGCCGGCCGAGCGGTTGAAGTATCTCGACGCCCGATATGCCGATGGCGGGCCGGGGACGGTCGGATATACGCCCGATTGGCCCATGGGGAAAAGTTGGGCCCTGACCGAGGCGCGAATCCCCGCGCTCATTGCGTACCTCTCATCGTACGAGCCGATGCGGCTGAAAGATGCCCCGGACGGCGCCAGGCACCTGCTCAATCCCTCCAAGTCCGAAGAGGCCGAGCGGCTCAAACGCGGCAAGATTCTCTTTGCCGATCATTGCGCCGAATGCCACTCCAACAAGCAGCCATTTTATCTGCTGAAGGATGTTGAGGAGCGGCGTGAGTTCTACCGTCGTTCGGTCCTTGCCGACGACTTTCTGGATGGGAACACGCTCAGCAGCGACGAGCGATACCCGGTCACGCGAATTCAGACGAATGCTGCCCGGTCGCTCGCCACGAACGCCATTGAAGGGGACCTCTGGGCCGATTTCTCCTCGCGAGAATACAAAGCATTGCCCAGCGTGGGTGTCCTGAAATTTCCCAATCCCTATTTGGGAGAGGTGACGTTTACCGCGCCGGGAGGAGGGCGAGGCTACTACCGCCCCGCCTCGCTGGTCAGCCTGTGGGCGACTGCACCGTATCTGCACAACAATTCTGTTGGTCCGCTCATGTCGGACGACCGGATGACCGTGCCCGACCCGTCGGTCAAGGAACGCGTCGTGCTCTTTCAACGTGGGATGGAGCAGATGCTGCTTCTGACCCCGAGGACGACGGTGATCAAAAGGACCACCGAGGAATGCACGCTCGTTCCGCCAGAAGTGATTCGCCGGGTGGTGGTGGCCCTGGCCGTCCAAAAGGTCGCCAGGCACCTGGCACCCGCCATCGAGAATGCCGTTGCCACACCGGAGCAGAAAGACGCGTTGGCCGCGGAAGCGGAACGCATTCTGAGCGAACGGTTCGATGACACGTTCGCGGGAGGCCTGTTGTTCGCCTCGGCGGCCGTCCAGGCGCTGGAGCAGCAGCAGGCCGCGCTGGTCGAGGCCTTGTCCTTGAAGCTCGAGGCCGAACTGTCGAAATCGAATGCGGCGAAGTCCATTGTTCGAGAGTTGCTTCCGAGCCTCCGGCCGACGCTGGAGTCCGGAGTGAAGTCCGGCATCGCCGACCTGCAATTGCTCGTCAGCATGAACTGGAGGCTGCCCAAAGACTTTCCGATCAACCTGCTGCTCAATCTGCGGGCCGACAAGGTGCCGTACGTCTTGATCTTGGCCGCCCAGACGGGATCAGACCCGACGGCTCTCTTCCAAGCCTTACTTCAACTGAGTGATTGTCCAGACCTCGTCGAGGATCACGGCCATCCGTTCGGGACGCAGCTCTCCGAGCTGGAAAAGCGAGACTTGATCGAGTTTCTGAAGACATTCTGAAACCAGCCGCGTGCAACTCCATGGATGCCGCATTCGATTACATCGTGGTGGGAGCGGGAGCCGGAGGGGGCGTCGTTGCCTCGAGGCTGGCGCTGGCGGGCCATCGTGTGCTCGTCATTGAGGCCGGCGGCCCTGTCGAGAGCCGGAACTCGGAGGTGCCGCTGTTCCATCCTCATGCGTCCGAAGATCCGAGTCTAAGTTGGCGAATGTTCGTCCGGCACTATCCCGAAAATGTGCCTCGCGACTCGAAGGCCGCTTGCGACGGGCGGATCTTCTACCCGCGGGGCGCGGCTGTCGGCGGCAGCACCGCGGTCAACGCCATGATCGGCATCCTACCGCATCATTCCGACTGGGATGGTCTGGCCGCGATGACGAAGGACGAAACATGGAACAGCCGGGAGATGCATCGCTACTTCCGGAGAATCGAGCGCTGCCAGTACATCGCGATGCCGCTCGTCCGAGACGCGCACGAACTGAACCCGGGTGAGCACGGGTTCGAGGGATGGCTCCCGCTGAACCGCCCCGATCGGAGCGACGTGCTAGAGAGGCTTGACCCAGTCCTCACCCGGCTGATCGCCGCCGCCCTCTTCGCCAATTATCCCGAGCTGGCGAAGGCGTTTCGCCAGGTTCAAGATCAGTACAAAGCTGCCAAGCCGATCCTGCTGGAGCACGTGCGGCGCTCGATCGGGACGGTGCTCGATGCGGACAAGTTGCTGAACGACATCGGCCGCAGCGCGCTGCGAAACCTGGTGGCTTCGCAGAAGTCCCGCCGGGATGAACCGGAGACGATCAGCCACCTGACAGAAACGCTCCAGTCGCTGGGGGCAACGTTTCGGCAGATCCACGAGCATCCCCATGAGCTTGCATTGCAGAAGCTGTTTCTGTTCGAAGCCTTCGGACGGTTGAAGCGAGTCCTCGCATCACTCGACAGCGTGCTGGACCCTAACGACATCCGGGTGCTGAACGATCGCCGCCAAGGGGTCTTTTTCATTCCGCAAGCGATCGACGCTCGGACTGGAAAACGCGTGGGGACTGCGGACTTCCTGAACCATGTTCGCGAGGAGAAACCCGGAAACCTGACCATCCAGTCCGGGGTCTACGTGTCGCGCGTCCTCCTGCAGGAGCATCAGAGTGGATACCGGGCCATCGGGGTTGAGTGCATTCCTGGCGAGCAGACCTTTGAGGGGGCACACCGTGGCCATCGGCGGGATCCGACGGGACCGCCGTTTCGGATTCTGGCTCGTCGCGAGGTCATTCTGTGCGCGGGCGCATTGAACACGCCAGCGCTGCTGTTGCTATCGGGAATCGGACCAAAGTGGGAAATCGAGCAGGCGAATTCGCGGCCGGAAAGTGCTTCAAAGATCGAGCCGCTGGTGGATCTGCCGGGTGTCGGCCAGAACTTGCATGACCGGTATGAGATCACAGTCCTGTACAGGATGAAGGAGTTCATTTCACTCCTGGCACATTGCGCCTGCGATCCGAATGGCTCGCTGGACGCAGATCCCGAATGGCAGCGATGGCAGCGCAGAGAGGGAGGGCCTTACGCCAGCAACGGCGCCGTCATCGGGTTCAGTCGTCGATCGCGGCCGGATCTGCTCGATCCGGATTTGTTCGTCCTCGGTCTGCCGGGCCGATTCGTCGGCTACAAGGTCGGTTATGCGCGCGATCTGCTCGACGGTGACGGCCGAGCGTGTTGGAGCTGGGTGATCCTCAAAGGACATTCGCGAAACCGGAAGGGGACCGTGAAGCTGGCTTCCCGCGATCCGCTGGCGATGCCGGACATCTGTTTCCACTATTTCGACCCCCAGGATCCAGGCGATCAGGCCGATCTTGAGGACTTGCAGGAGGGGGTCCGCCTCGTTCGTGAACTGATGTCTCGGGCTGAGGTGCAAGGGGCAGAAGAAGACGGAGCGCTGGCCGGAAGGGACGGGGCGGACCTGGCCGCCGCGATCCGGGCGGAAGCTTGGGGCCATCACGCCTGCGGCACGTGCCAGATCGGAGCGGACGACGACGCGGACGCGGTCTTGTCATCGGATTTTCGCGTGCGGGGAACGTGGAATCTTCGCGTCGTGGATGCGTCCGTGTTTCCGAACATTCCGGGCTTCTTCCTGGCGATGCCTGTTTACATGGCGGCCGAGAAGGCCGCTGACGTGATTCACGCCGCGAGTACAGCGCCTCCGGCCGGTCCAGCCCCCCTCCCCCGCTCCAAGACCTGAGTCGAGGCCCCGAGACATGTCGAGCTCCGCTTTGTCGCTTCCGCATCCCGTGGAGAACGACCCGATTTTCCAGCCGCTCACATTCCGGTCGGGACTGACGGTCAAGAACCGTTTGTTCCGGTCGAACGTTTCGGGGCGGTTCGACCACTACAACGGGCACGGAACCGACGCGCGAATCAACTGGGAGACCAGCTTCGCCCGGGGTGGGGTCGGTGGGATCATTTCGTCGTTTGTGCCGGTCCACGTCCGCGGCCGGATCCTTCCCAACTACGCGATGATCGACGACGACGACAAGATCATGTTCTGGACACGCCTGGCGCAGGACGTTCACGACGCGGGACGCCAAGCCTGGCCGGATGACACTGGATCGCAGAGGGAACCGTGTCAATATCTGCTCCAGCTGAGCCATTCCGGACGACAGCAGGACCAGGGTGGGGTCGAGAACCGATACAAGCGGGCCCTCAGTTCCACCAGCCGGAACGACTATTTTCACGGGATCCTTTGCCAGGCGATGACCCGCCGCGAGATCCGGGAGGTGGTCCATCAGTTCGCCAAGGGGGCGGCGCGGGCGAAGGCGGCCGGGATCGACGGCGTCGAGTTGCATGCGGCCCACGGATATCTCTTCACGCAATTCCTCAGCTCGGCCATCAACGATCGGAGAGACGAGTACGGTGGGTCGCTGAGGAACAGGGCGAGGTTCATGCTGGAGGTTATTGACGCCATCCAGCAGGAGGTCAATGGAAAAGACGGCCCGGAGACGCATCCGTGGTTCCATGTGCAGTTGAAGATCAACGCGGTGGACTTCGACAACGCGCTTTATCCGTGGCGGAACCGCGGAAACACGTTGGAGGAATCGCTAGAGCTGTGCGACCTGGCCGTTCACGACGGAATCGACGCTCTGCACATCTCCAGTGGAAGCATCTTTCCTCACCCGCGGAGCCCGGCGGGAGATTTCCCCTTGTCGGAGGCGATCGACTGGTACGACGGCATGCTTTCCAGCGGCGTCAACGCCCGATTCAACTACTTCGTCTTCAAGGCGCCCATCATCGGGCCGCTCTTCCGGTGGTGGTGGAACTATCGCCGCGGCGTTCCTTTCGAGGCGATTCAGCTCGGCATCAACCTGGAGCTCGCCGCTGCTGTCAAAGAGCAGACCCCGGCCGACGTGAAGGTCATCGTAACCGGCGGGTTCCAGCACGCGTTCGTTATCCGGGAAGCGCTGCGGTCCGGCAAGATCGACGCCGTCTCGATCGCCCGACCCCTGATCGCCAATCGCGACCTTCCCAAGCTGTTTCGCAAGGGGATGGACTGGGAGCATGCCTCGTGGATTCCAGACGGACAGTGGCCGATCCGAAATCGGAACCCCTGCACATACTGCAACAGGTGCCTGCTCAACGACCTCGAGAATCCGCTGGGCTGCTACGAACAGAGTCGCTATCCGGACTATGACGCCATGATCCAAGAGGTCATGGAGGTGTTCACGCCCGATCCGAAATTCTGGAGCGTTTCCCCGCCCGGTCCGACACCCATTCCGCCTTCGACTCCGCCAAACGTTCCGCCCGGCCCCCAATAGCAGTCGCAACCCGACGTGAAGGCCAGCCCCCCATGAGTGACACCGAACTTGTCCCGCCGATCGTCGTCGAGCGCCGCCGGCTTCGGCGGCGGGCTGTCGCGTTCATGGTCACATTGGCCCTGGCGGTGAGCTCGCTGGTCTACTGGTTGGTCCTCGCGGAGATCCCGGTGGACTATGTTCGCGACGAAGACCACTTCCTCCACGGGTCGATCGGCTCCGACTACGGCGGGGGGATTCCCCTGCGGATTTGGAAGATCCTGCCGGCGGTGTTTCCGGAATACCTCCCGGACGGAGGACTCCAGTTCCGCTCGGCTCCCGATCGACGGTTCGCCTGGCGCGACGGGTACGCATCGTTCGGTTTCCTGATGGAGCCGGTCTCCGACCTGAACGCCCCTCCGCTCCCGATCGGCTTCTCGCAGAGGCGTGTGCTCGTTGATCGGGTGGGCTTGAATTGCGCCCTGTGCCATACCAGCACGGTCCGCATCGTCAAGGGGATGAACATCCCCGAGGTCTATCCGCAACATAAGCCCCAGGTCATCGAGCGCCGCAGCATGGAGCCGCACGGCGTGCCCACCGAGAGCCTGCTGATCTATGGCATGCCGGCCAACACGGTGGACCTGGAAGCTTACTTTACCTTCCTCTTCCGGTGCGCCGAGGACTCCCGGTTCACGACAGAAGGGATCATGCAGGCCGTGCGCCGGAGTGCCGAGGAAGAAGGGAATCCCTTGGCGAAGACCGACGACCTGATCCTCACTAGGGCCGTGCCGCTGCTCAAGGAAACCCTCAGGCTACGCCGCCATCAGTTGAACTATCTCTCGTTGCTGCCGCATTCGCCGGGGGAGCCGGTGTCTCTTCGATTTGGCCCGGGACGGGTGGACACATTCAATCCTTACAAGTCCATTCAGTTCGGGTTCCCTTACGACGGGACTTACGGCATTGCTGATTACCCCTCGATCTGGAACCAGCGGCCGCGGGAAGGCATGCAGTTGCATTGGGACGGGAACAACCGCTCCGTCTTCGAGAGAAATATCAGCGCGTCGCTGGGGGCAGGCGCAACCCCTGTGTCGCTCGACTTCGACCGGATCCTCCGCGTCGCGGCCTGGATCGGTGCGCCTCCCATGGTGCCGTCGTCGGAGGAACCTGAATCGTTGATCGATCGCAGCCGGCCATATCCTGCGGCGGGCCAGATGCCGATCCCCAATTATCCGTTCGCCATCGACCGGACGCTGGCCGCGCGGGGGGCGGGCCTTTATGCGAAGCGCTGTGCCACGTGCCATGACTGGGACGGATCGCAAATTGGAACGGTCGAACCCATCGCCAGCATCGGGACCGATTCCGCGCGGCTCGACTCATACACCGAGGCCCTGCAGTCCAATCAGAACCTGCTCGGAGCCGATCACTGGTGGCGGTTCAAGAATTTCCGCAAGACCAACGGATACGCCAACGGCCCTCTGGACGGAATCTGGGCCCGCGCGCCCTATCTCCATAACGGCTCGGTTCCGACGCTGCTCGATCTATTCCGCAAGCCTTGCAATGAGGATGACCTCCACGAGCTGGGCCTCAATTCCGAGACCGACCTGGTCGCGCTCGCGACGAGTCCCTCGCGTGTGTCGAAATTGATTCAGAACGCCCGTGACCAGGGACTTCGTCCTCCGCTCTTCTTTCGCGGCGATGATGAGTATGACCCGGTGAACGGGGGATTCCGTTGCGACCGGCCCTACTCGGTCGACGGCCGGAAGCTGTACCTGTTCAGCACCATCGAGATTCGATCCGATGGCGTCCGCACGCTCTTGGGCAACGGGCACCAAGGACACTACGGCGAGCGGTTTGGGACCGAGCTGAACGAAGGCGAGCGGCAGGCCGTCGTCGAATACCAGAAAACGTTCGGGCAGCCTTCCCCCTGAAATGAAACCCGAGTGTCACATGCACGAGAGCGTAAGCTGGTTCCGTTGGGCAATGGTCTTCGGGTTCATGATCACGAACTTTTTCGCGATCGCCGGGATCTTTGCTCCGGGCGCGGTTCTGACCCTGCTGGACCTGCCACTGGCGACATCGCCGGTCTGGCCGGCGTTCGCCTGGCTGCTCATGTTCCTCGTGAGCTGCTTCTCCATCCCGGCCGCTATTGATCCGTTGCGGCACTGGCCGACGGCCGTGTTCAGCGTCCTCAGCCATTTTGTTTATGCCGCATTCTGGTACTGGCAGTTTCCCGCGCTGGCCCACAGGCCGGCCCCCTTGATCTGGTGGCTGGAGTTCATTCTCGGCGCGATCCAGCTGGTGCTCCTCACGCTGGTCCGCCGCGCCGCCCTGACGGAATCGATCAGTCCCAGGATCTAGTACCGCTCACATGCTGTCGCGGAGACGTTCCATGGCCTCCTATCTGCCCGAAACGACCCGGCCTCGCCGCCGCCGAATCAGGCGCTGGCTTCTGTCGGGTCTTTTCGCACTGGTGTTGGTCGGCGGAGCGCTGGTGTGGGAGAAACTCTTCCACGAATACCCGCAGGAGTTCGCTACAACAGCCGACCAGTTCAAATACGGATCGATCGGCGCGGAGAACTCCCAGGGAATTCCTTACTGGATCTGGGTCGTCCTGCCGCGAGTCTTTCCCGATCACCTGCCGGGGCCCGGCGGTTATGCCTCGCTGGGAATTGTCTGGGAGCAGGTCGACCCCGGCCACCCCGCGCCGGAAATGCCCGTCGGCTTTTCAAGGAAGCGGATCGGCTATGACCGCGTCGCCGTCAATTGCGCTCTCTGCCATTCGGCGACCTACCGCACTCGATCCGACGACGGGCGGCTCTCGGTGACGAATGTCGTGCCGGGCGGACCCGCCGGCCGCTTCGATCCCCAGTCCTATCTGGCGTTCCTCCGCGATTGTGCCCAAGACCAACGGTTCAACGCCGACACGCTGATGGAAGCCATCTCCTACAACGTGAAACTCTCGACGCTCGACCAGTGGCTGTACCGCTATGTCCTGATTCCCGGGACGCGGGACGCTCTCTTGAAGCAGTCCGCGGCCAGTCAGTGGATGCAGAGTCGCCCCCTGTGGGGCCACGGCCGTATCGACCCGTTCAATCCGGTCAAGTTCGGAATGCTCGAGATGAACCTCGACCGAACGATCGGCAACTCCGACATGATGCCTCTTTGGGACCTGTCCAGCCGCCGGACGCGTCAGGGGACATGGAATCTGCACTGGGACGGACTCAATGTCGATCCACTCGATACTTCGCTTGCGGGCGCGTTGGGAGATGGAGCCACACGAAAATCGCTGCCCGTCGATCAGATCCGCAATCTGCAAACCT of Planctomyces sp. SH-PL14 contains these proteins:
- a CDS encoding NADH:flavin oxidoreductase, which translates into the protein MSSSALSLPHPVENDPIFQPLTFRSGLTVKNRLFRSNVSGRFDHYNGHGTDARINWETSFARGGVGGIISSFVPVHVRGRILPNYAMIDDDDKIMFWTRLAQDVHDAGRQAWPDDTGSQREPCQYLLQLSHSGRQQDQGGVENRYKRALSSTSRNDYFHGILCQAMTRREIREVVHQFAKGAARAKAAGIDGVELHAAHGYLFTQFLSSAINDRRDEYGGSLRNRARFMLEVIDAIQQEVNGKDGPETHPWFHVQLKINAVDFDNALYPWRNRGNTLEESLELCDLAVHDGIDALHISSGSIFPHPRSPAGDFPLSEAIDWYDGMLSSGVNARFNYFVFKAPIIGPLFRWWWNYRRGVPFEAIQLGINLELAAAVKEQTPADVKVIVTGGFQHAFVIREALRSGKIDAVSIARPLIANRDLPKLFRKGMDWEHASWIPDGQWPIRNRNPCTYCNRCLLNDLENPLGCYEQSRYPDYDAMIQEVMEVFTPDPKFWSVSPPGPTPIPPSTPPNVPPGPQ
- a CDS encoding GMC family oxidoreductase gives rise to the protein MLDADKLLNDIGRSALRNLVASQKSRRDEPETISHLTETLQSLGATFRQIHEHPHELALQKLFLFEAFGRLKRVLASLDSVLDPNDIRVLNDRRQGVFFIPQAIDARTGKRVGTADFLNHVREEKPGNLTIQSGVYVSRVLLQEHQSGYRAIGVECIPGEQTFEGAHRGHRRDPTGPPFRILARREVILCAGALNTPALLLLSGIGPKWEIEQANSRPESASKIEPLVDLPGVGQNLHDRYEITVLYRMKEFISLLAHCACDPNGSLDADPEWQRWQRREGGPYASNGAVIGFSRRSRPDLLDPDLFVLGLPGRFVGYKVGYARDLLDGDGRACWSWVILKGHSRNRKGTVKLASRDPLAMPDICFHYFDPQDPGDQADLEDLQEGVRLVRELMSRAEVQGAEEDGALAGRDGADLAAAIRAEAWGHHACGTCQIGADDDADAVLSSDFRVRGTWNLRVVDASVFPNIPGFFLAMPVYMAAEKAADVIHAASTAPPAGPAPLPRSKT
- a CDS encoding c-type cytochrome, which encodes MFPEYLPDGGLQFRSAPDRRFAWRDGYASFGFLMEPVSDLNAPPLPIGFSQRRVLVDRVGLNCALCHTSTVRIVKGMNIPEVYPQHKPQVIERRSMEPHGVPTESLLIYGMPANTVDLEAYFTFLFRCAEDSRFTTEGIMQAVRRSAEEEGNPLAKTDDLILTRAVPLLKETLRLRRHQLNYLSLLPHSPGEPVSLRFGPGRVDTFNPYKSIQFGFPYDGTYGIADYPSIWNQRPREGMQLHWDGNNRSVFERNISASLGAGATPVSLDFDRILRVAAWIGAPPMVPSSEEPESLIDRSRPYPAAGQMPIPNYPFAIDRTLAARGAGLYAKRCATCHDWDGSQIGTVEPIASIGTDSARLDSYTEALQSNQNLLGADHWWRFKNFRKTNGYANGPLDGIWARAPYLHNGSVPTLLDLFRKPCNEDDLHELGLNSETDLVALATSPSRVSKLIQNARDQGLRPPLFFRGDDEYDPVNGGFRCDRPYSVDGRKLYLFSTIEIRSDGVRTLLGNGHQGHYGERFGTELNEGERQAVVEYQKTFGQPSP